A window of Punica granatum isolate Tunisia-2019 chromosome 8, ASM765513v2, whole genome shotgun sequence genomic DNA:
ACTCTACCTGAAGGAGCTGGTGGTTGGTGGACTCGATCGGGTTTATGAAATAGGAAAGACATTCAGGAATGAGGGAATTGATTTGACTCATAATCCTGAGTTCACCACATGTGAGTTCTACATGGCCTTTGCAGACTACGATGATTTGATGAGCCTCACTGAGGAAATGCTGAGCGGTAAGGTTTTtgatttgatcaattcatatATTTCTCTGTAGGTATTGTGATCGTGTTATTCTGCCTGAAACATGCCTTGTATTCTCAATTTCCTTcttaaatttgaaaagggATGGTTATGGAACTCACTGGTGGCTATAAGATCAAGTATCACGCAAACGGGCTAAATAACGATCCCATTGAGATCAACTTCACTCCTCCTTTCAGGTCGGTCGTCTTTCCGTTGCTGTATATaggaatttcatttttattttgccTAGAGCTAAAATTCATTCAGTTGGTATctgatttttttcaatttttcacaGGAGAATAGACATGGTAGAGGAATTAGAGAAGATTGCAGGCCTCAATATCTCAAGGGATTTCTCCAGCGATGAAGCTAACAAGTACTTGGTAGAAACCTGTGCGAAGTTCGACGTTAAGTGCCCTCCGCCTCAGACAACTGCTCGCTTGTTGGATAAAGTAAGCtgtcatgatttttttataagttcAAGTGATTTCTGCCCTTTTCTCCGACTGAAGGAATCACGACTTGTGCTATAAAAGTTTCTTCTACGTGTTTTCGGTTTAGAGTGTATTTACATGTTCTTTGTGGGTCAATTGCAGCTTGTAGGCCACTTCCTAGAAGAAACTTGTGTTAACCCAACGTTCATCATAAACCATCCCGAGATAATGAGTCCTCTGGCAAAGTGGCACCGGTTGAAACCAAGCCTGACTGAGCGCTTCGAATTGGTCGTCAACAAGCATGAAGTATATGTGCTCATCCCAAGCTTGATATCTTTCTTCATTCTGTTTCATTTGAAATCAAGTTTCAAATCCTAATCCAATCTACATATCCAAATCACTTCTCTTATGCTGTTCAGCTCTGCGATGCCTATACTGAACTGAATGATCCCGTGGTTCAACGCCAGAGATTTGCTGACCAATTGAAGGTACTGCCGTCATTTTATAAGTCTCTCTTAATGGGACTCCATTGGAGCTAGCAAATGATTCTTTCTCCCCTTTGTGAGTCTTCAGGATCGGCAATCAGGCGATGACGAAGCCATGGCTTTGGATGAAACATTCTGCACGGCTCTGGAATATGGGCTGCCTCCCACGGGAGGGTGGGGCATGGGAGTCGACCGGTTGACTATGCTATTGACCGATTCACAGAACATTAAGGTACCGAAACACAACTAAAATTTCTTTCTGCAATCTCTTACTGTGTTCATATCTGCATTGCCTGTGCAGGAAGTACTTCTCTTTCCAGCTATGAAGCCGCAGGACGAACCACCGTCTGCTAAAGGTACCCCCAATTCGGTTCCACAAGTTCTGCTTGTTTTGTGTTTAAAAAAGTGAGAAGTTCTTTCTGTCGACAGAAAACGTGGCCAGGTCTAGAAACTAACATTTTCCGAGGAACGGGGCCAACCTGCGAACGATATTTGCAGAAGAATGTTGCCTATAGTGATTGATTCTCTTGTGACAGTCAAATCTAACCGCTCCTCATGCGAAGTTAGTCATACAGCTGCACTGCTCAACTGCTTATGATTCTGACTAATTCGGTTTTTCTAACACACTGCAGGGCCAACTACTGCAGCATAGACACATTTTGGTGACTGGAAGAATTCGTGGTCCAATGCTCGAAATTTGATGGATAACAGGCTCGAACTAAGTGGATGGCTTCACATCGAGGCGGCTCCTGTTTCCTCCTACTGTAAAGCCGCTGTGAAGTGATTTTAGCGGGGCTATTGACTGTCGAAATTTTTTGACATTTGATGAAAATGTCGACGTCTCCATATGATCACTTATGCTTATACGAAAAGTTATGAGATGTAGTGTTTCTTTGTTTGTTACTTTAATTTCATTGAAACTAGATGAATACTCGCGCGCTGTGCAGGCGCCCCTATCAATTAAATGATATAAAGATTAAATACATTAATTTAAGATATTCTTCATATGAATATCgaattaattatgtaataatatgcgattataaatttttttggttgctatataaataataaaatctaaCTCTACATTTGGATCTAAATGTTTTAAATGcatacttatttttatttaaatttaaatggtataatacatattttataatttataaatatgatgtaatgaaaaggaaataagAATTGCTATcccagaaagaaaaaaagtgtagTATTGTATTGCCACTCATATCGATTGGACAGAGCGTATCCACCAACATATGGCTCTTTACATTAGCATTTATTTGGTGGTGCATGAAACGAAATTGTAGTTATCTTAAAACTCTTAACGATGTATAGGCCTCCTTACGAATTAAGGATTATCGATCTAAGACTTTCTTATGTCTGCATGCATTAATGTACTCTAATTTTATTGGGAGtaacaatttaataataatcaaattttatattaaaagagAATATATTTAGTTAAAAAGTGCAAAATATACCTcttcataaaagaaaatcgTGTCAAAAAGGTAATGATTTCGTCATTATTTGCGCTCACAGCATCTCATAATCTGTGAATTTCGCTTTTACTTTCTATATGTCTTTTTCAAGTCTCAATTCTTTTATCATATGATTCGATTGTAGTGTCTAAAAAATCTACAATATTATACCTGGAAaagataattaataaaaaaaatgagttaTGTCAAACGCGAGtatgaatttaatttttcccAAGCACACACTCGATGAGGTTTACAGGAAGGAGAGGTCCTAGTTACCTTTACTCACACTGCGCTCCAGGATGTTGTTCTTCTTTAAGAATCCAGCACTATgttcaatttttattcttagtgggatctatatatatatatatatatcatcaaatatatatatatatatatatatgcaaacgacatatataatcaacacactatatatattatatatacgaACGCAtatatagtttatatatataatatatatgcaaacgccatatgtatacatatatgcaaacaatatatatacgtTTGGGCGATATTATTCAAGTGTATATAATCTATATGTTAGGCAATGTGTATATAATTTACGGATTTTACTACAAATTCTTCCttgtgtataatatatatatatatatatattatgttggttatatgtggatataatctatatattccgttaataatctatatgaaaatattcatgataaaaaaatataaaatttcctTATATCTTCACGATGATTTGGAAACGTGAGAGAAGGAATTCGGCTCTTcgttttcataaatatatatatatatatatatatttactctTAGTTTACGTatgcatctctctctctcactacTTAGGTCGGatttaaatgaaaaagaagaaagatttggaccaaaacaaaaaaatctaCCCGTCCAAAAGGCAAAAAAAGCAAAGATCAACCAAAAAAATCTGCCCGCACAATGAAAATTTAGATATTATTAATAACGTCCTAACTGGTCTTATTCCCACAAGATTTGGTCATGATCTTGATGACAAGAACACCTAATTTCCATATGTGGAATCCTCCATCAGAAATCTCACTTGCCATTTAGCCCCTCATCCAAAAAACTGCCCAATTGAAGCACGCATATAGAAGAAAAGATTGAAAATATCGAGCACTTTTCGTGTTACAGCATATCGACTCTGCATCAACTTTATATTGAAGAGAGAAATCTCAGGGTTCTCTTGGGTTAGGTTGTACCTACGGAAAACAATCCAACTCTTTTGTGATATGGTGGATCTCTAAACATAAAAAAGAGTTGATCCGATAGCTTGTGAGCACCATAATATCTGGTGAATTTTTGTTCTTGAGGTCTTTACAAGTCGAGTCCTGTACTAGTCTAGTACCCAGTGGAACCCGACCAACCGATGTGAAAGGGGAACAAAGCATAATCTGCGGCGGAGAGACGCTGAGAACAAGTGGGCTTTCGGCCCTACATATCGATTCCCTTTGAGATAAATGGCCTCGGTACCTTTTCACTTCTACCTCcaaaaatttaccaaaaagaaaatg
This region includes:
- the LOC116188583 gene encoding lysine--tRNA ligase, cytoplasmic-like, whose translation is MFSDNMDPTQYFENRVKHLEAQKADGKNPYPHKFEVQMSILEYIEKYGSLNNGDHLQDVTVSLAGRIMSKRSSSSMLVFYDMHGGGAKLQVMADASKSGMEEAEFSKFHSSVKRGDIVGVTGFPGKTKRGELSIFPTSFTVLSHCLHMLPRQKAAGSASDNNANKIESWLVGRPRNPEAYILKDQETRYRQRYLDLMLNSEVQQIFKTRARIVSYIRKFLDNLDFLEVETPMMNVIAGGAAARPFVTHHNELNMRLFMRIAPELYLKELVVGGLDRVYEIGKTFRNEGIDLTHNPEFTTCEFYMAFADYDDLMSLTEEMLSGMVMELTGGYKIKYHANGLNNDPIEINFTPPFRRIDMVEELEKIAGLNISRDFSSDEANKYLVETCAKFDVKCPPPQTTARLLDKLVGHFLEETCVNPTFIINHPEIMSPLAKWHRLKPSLTERFELVVNKHELCDAYTELNDPVVQRQRFADQLKDRQSGDDEAMALDETFCTALEYGLPPTGGWGMGVDRLTMLLTDSQNIKEVLLFPAMKPQDEPPSAKENVARSRN